One Brassica napus cultivar Da-Ae chromosome A1, Da-Ae, whole genome shotgun sequence genomic region harbors:
- the LOC106437918 gene encoding uncharacterized protein LOC106437918 produces the protein MKQVMAGMVTQAPLKSLIQALLLISLSFPPLSSAYRPGDIVAMSKMGQYHSSRTTWHDVIGKHCPIFAVNREVLIPIAKPVGYTGTDPYKIKFQVGSEKYLIHWLLVINRKSSEVPMIDVNLRYSGGDLLGVTAQVVDMPLSYLNTHPEIRKQFWDPQHWPKHVLVRYTWKEQSEIDVSSGFYVLFGSALTFSFVLSIYVLQSSREKLARFVRETVVESSSNVGEFGKVE, from the exons ATGAAGCAAGTTATGGCGGGCATGGTTACGCAGGCACCATTGAAGTCGTTAATTCAAGCTCTACTTCTGATATCATTATCATTTCCGCCTCTCTCCAGCGCTTACCGACCAGGAGATATCGTGGCGATGAGCAAGATGGGACAGTACCATTCG TCGAGAACGACTTGGCATGATGTGATCGGAAAGCATTGCCCGATCTTCGCCGTTAATCGCGAG GTGCTGATCCCCATAGCGAAACCAGTTGGCTACACTGGAACAGATCCTTATAAGAT AAAATTCCAAGTTGGAAGTGAGAAATATCTGATACACTGGCTTTTGGTGATAAACCGGAAGAGTTCAGAAGTTCCAATGATCGATGTCAATTTG AGATATTCTGGAGGAGATTTGCTTGGAGTAACAGCTCAAGTTGTCGATATGCCTCTTAGCT ATTTGAATACACACCCGGAGATCCGCAAGCAGTTCTGGGATCCTCAACACTGGCCGAAACATGTTCTTGTTCGATACACATG GAAGGAGCAGTCAGAGATTGATGTTTCCTCTGGATTTTATGTCCTCTTTGGCTCAG CTCTCACGTTCTCTTTCGTACTCTCCATTTACGTCTTACAATCTTCACGAGAGAAGCTGGCGAG GTTTGTAAGAGAGACGGTTGTGGAAAGCAGCTCGAATGTTGGAGAGTTTGGCAAGGTTGAGTGA
- the LOC106437921 gene encoding non-specific lipid-transfer protein 5, whose translation MEGFIKLSTLLIVCMLVSAPMAEAAISCGAVASNLGQCINYLTRGGFVPRGCCSGVQRLHSMARTTRDRQQACRCIQGAARALGSRLNPGRAARLPGACRVRISYPISARTNCNNIR comes from the exons ATGGAGGGCTTCATAAAGCTGTCAACATTGTTGATTGTGTGCATGTTAGTGTCAGCTCCAATGGCAGAGGCAGCAATCTCGTGTGGCGCCGTCGCCAGCAACTTGGGGCAATGCATTAACTACCTGACCAGGGGCGGATTCGTTCCTCGAGGATGTTGTTCGGGTGTTCAGAGGCTCCACAGCATGGCTCGGACCACACGTGATCGGCAACAAGCTTGTCGCTGCATTCAAGGAGCAGCTAGAGCCTTGGGTTCCAGACTTAACCCAGGCCGTGCTGCTCGTCTTCCTGGTGCTTGCCGTGTTAGGATCTCTTACCCCATCAGCGCAAGAACCAACTGTAACAA CATCCGGTGA